In one Molothrus aeneus isolate 106 chromosome 8, BPBGC_Maene_1.0, whole genome shotgun sequence genomic region, the following are encoded:
- the PLA2G12B gene encoding group XIIB secretory phospholipase A2-like protein, with protein MRLLLGAALLCLSLRPGHGSEEAAPDSPGHQDSQAAPSYSDWGIDTIRDGFEAVNSYFDSFLELLGGKNGVCQYRCRYGKAPMPRPHYKPQEPNGCSSHFLGLKVPESLDLGIPAMTKCCNQLDVCYDTCGANKYRCDAKFRWCLHSICSDLKRSLGFVSKVQACESMADTVFNAVWTLGCRPFMNSQRSACICSEEERDEL; from the exons AtgcggctgctgctgggggcagcGCTCCTGTGCCTCAGCCTGCGCCCGGGCCACGGCTCCGAGGAGGCAGCGCCCGACAGCCCCGGGCACCAGGACTCGCAGGCAGCGCCATCCTATTCCGACTGGGGCATCGACACCATCCGGGATGGCTTTGAAGCGGTCAACAGCTACTTCGACTCCTTCTTGGAACTGCTCGGGGGGAAAAACGGTGTCTGCCAGTACCGCTGCCGATATG GGAAGGCTCCCATGCCACGGCCTCACTACAAACCGCAGGAACCCAATGGCTGTAGCTCCCATTTTCTGGGGCTCAAGGTACCTGAAAGT ctAGACCTGGGGATCCCTGCCATGACCAAGTGCTGTAACCAGCTGGATGTTTGCTATGACACCTGTGGGGCCAACAAGTACCGCTGCGACGCTAAGTTCCGCTGGTGCCTGCACTCCATCTGCTCCGACCTCAAACGCAGCCTGGGCTTCGTCTCCAAGGTGCAAG cctgtGAATCCATGGCAGACACGGTGTTCAACGCTGTCTGGACCCTGGGCTGCCGGCCCTTCATGAACAGCCAGAGGAGCGCCTGCATTTGCAGCGAGGAGGAGCGCGATGAGCTGTGA